The genomic DNA TAGGGTGCCCGTGAGACGCGTGAGCAGTTGCGAACCCGCCTGGGGCCCTGTGGAACCCCGCGGAGAGCACCACGCTCGATACGAACACCCCCGTGCGCCGCGCAGCGGTGAGGGGTGACGCGGGACAACGGGGCAGTACAGCCACCGACCGGCAGGGCGCGCCGGTGCCGTACCTTGCCGACATCACCTACGAGGGGGAACAACGGGTGAGCATGACGGCCTCCGCGCCGACCGGCGCGCCAGGCGGAGCAGGCACGGGTGCCGGAGGCCCGGCCGCCGCCGGTTCGGGGCTCGGCTTCTGCCGGGTCACGATCGTGGCGCCCGACAGCCGCATCGACGTGGCCCTGCCCGACGACGTGCCCGTCGCCGACCTGTACCCGGAGATCCTGCGGTTCTCCCAGCAGAGCCCGGCAGAGGGCGCGCCGGTCGGCTATCACCTCGTACGTCGTGACGGGACCGTACTCGACAGTGCCCGGTCCTTCGCGGCGCAGCGCATCCTGGACGGCGAGCTGCTCACGCTGCGTCCGTTCGCCGACTCCCTGCCCCCTGCGGTTTTCGACGACGTCTCGGAGGCGGTCGCCTCCGCCGTCGTCCACGACCGCACCCTGTGGGACGGCGCGCTCACCCGTGTGGCCTGCCTGGTCGGAGCGGGTGTGTTTCCCGTTCTGCTGGCGTTCGTGGCCTGGAGTTCCCAGGTCCGCCACGACATGCACAGCGTGCAGGGCATCCTCGCCGCGGTCGCCGGCGTCCTGCTCGTCACCTTCGCGTGCGTGCGCGCGCGGGTGTACAGGGACCGGGGCTCAGCCCTGGCTCTCGGCCTGGGCGCTCTCGCGAACGTCGCGGTGGCGGGCTCAGGGCTGGTCCCGCTCGCTGCGGGACAGGGCATCGGACGCCTCCAGTTCCTCCTGGCCTGCGCGGCGGTCCTGGTCGCCTCCGTCGTACTCACCCTGGTGTCACCGAGCGGCGACAGCGCCTTCGTGGCGTTCGTCTTCTCCTCGGTGGTCGGCCTGCTCGCGACGTTCGTGGCGATGCTGACGGACCTGGAGCCGATGGAGACGGCCGCGGTCTGTGCGGTCCTGTCGGTGTGCGCCCTCGCCTTCCTGCCGGGCCTGTCGCTGCGCTTCGCGCGGCTGCCCATCGGCTTCGAACCGCCCAACCAGCCGCGCGGCTCCTACGCGGCGGACGAGACCGGCGCGCCGGAACCCGTGGACGTCGAGCGCATCGCGGCCCAGGCCCGCCGTGGCCACGAGCTCCTCGCGGGACTGGTCGGCGGCTGCGCGTTGGTCTCCGTGGGGGCGTCGATCGTCCTTGGCTTCACGGGCAACGTGTGGGCGCAGCTCCTGACGCTCGCCACCGGCGTCGCGATGGTGATGCGGGCGCAGCTGTTCCGGTACACCACCCAGGTTGCCGCCACACTGGCCGCCGGGCTGGCCTGCCTGGTCTTCCTCGGTCTGGGACTGGCCATGAACCCGCCGGTGGAGTACGTGCGGGACGCGCTCCAGGGCGACACCACCGCCCTGGACATGCGCAGCGTCTGGCTGGCGGCGGCGGTCGCCGCGGCTGTGGCGCTGGTCACCGCGATCGGCCTGATCACTCCTCGGCGCGGTGTGACGCCCTTCTGGGGACGTTTCATGGAGATCGCCGAAGTCTTCGTGCTCCTGACACTGATCCCCTTGGCTCTCGCCGTGTTCGACGTCTACTCCGCGGCGCGGTCGATGGCAGGCGACTGAGGGGCGGCTCGCGCAGCGTACGGGGAGCGGGGACGCCGCCCCCCGGCCGTCGTGCGCAGCGGGGGAGGGTGTGCGGCACACCCACCCCTTCTACTCGACGTCGCCCCCGGAGCGCTCCGCGGCCGGCTCCAGATCGAACTCCCCGTCCCGCGCACCGAGCACGAACGCCCGCCACTCCGCCTCCGTGTACCGAAGCACGGTGTCGTGGTCGAGCGACGACCGCATGGCGACGGCACCCTCCGGCAGGTAGGCGATCTCGACCCGTTCCTCATGAGCCTCGGTGCCGGGCGCGCTGTGCCATTCGACGCCGGAGATGTCGAGGGCGTAGAGCTCGTCCCGCTCCCGGTCCTTGCGTGCTCGGAGTTCCTTGTCCTCGGCCATCGCGGCTTGGGTCCTTCCTGCTGTGCCAACGAACTGTGCGGTCACCATACTTGCCGTCGTTCGGCCTGGTCAGCGGATCACCGATGTGGTCGCCGGTACGGGGGACGGGCAGAGGTGTCCCTACGGGCTGGTACGCTGTGTGACGGCCGCTTGTGTACGCGCCCCCGGAGCCTCGAGCCCCGGAGGTCGCGCCCGGCGGATCCCCGCCTTCCGAGTTACGGAAGATCCCCCGAGACGTAGACCGGGGGCACTCGGTGGCCAGTCGCAGATCCAGAGGAGTACGCGTGTCGCTCGACGCCGCAGTGAAGAAGCAGATCATCACCGAGTTCGGTACCAAGGAGGGCGACACCGGCTCCCCCGAGGTCCAGGTCGCTCTGCTGTCCCGTCGGATCTCCGACCTGACCGAGCACCTCAAGACCCACAAGCACGACCACCACTCCCGTCGTGGTCTGCTCATCCTGGTCGGCCAGCGCCGCCGCCTGCTGCAGTACCTCGCCAAGAAGGACATCCAGCGCTTCCGTGCGCTGGTCGAGCGCCTCGGCATCCGCCGCGGTGCGGCGGGCGCCCGCTAGCACGCCGTGAAGGGAGCGGTTCCCATCCTGAAGGGGGCCGCTCCCTTTGCTGTACGTGCGCGCTGTCGCCGCCCCTTTGTAGTGTGGTAACAGAAGAACAAGACGTACGAGGAGAAGCGGCCCGCACCGCCGCCGCCGGTCCTCGGTAGTGGCCCCCGGGGGCAGATCCCCGGGTGCTTCGATCGAAGACCGGCCCGCATTGCACGGAACGCTTCTCCGGCACCGTCCCCTCCGCCACACGGGCGGGCGGGACAAAAGACGACAAGCATCGGAGAAACCACTAGTGGAGAACGAGACCCACTACGCCGAAGCCGTGATCGACAACGGCACCTTCGGCACCCGCACCATCCGCTTCGAGACGGGCCGCCTGGCCCGTCAGGCCGCCGGTTCCGCCGTGGCGTACCTGGACGACGACACCATGGTGCTGTCGGCCACCAGCGCCTCCAAGAACCCCAAGGACCAGCTCGACTTCTTCCCGCTCACGGTGGACGTCGAGGAGCGGATGTACGCCGCCGGCAAGATCCCCGGCAGCTTCTTCCGTCGTGAGGGCCGGCCCTCCGAGGACGCGATCCTCACCTGCCGCCTCATCGACCGCCCGCTGCGCCCGTCCTTCAAGAAGGGCCTGCGCAACGAGATCCAGGTCGTCGCGACGATCATGGCCCTCAACCCCGACCACCTGTACGACGTCGTGGCGATCAACGCCGCCTCCGCGTCCACTCAGCTGGCCGGCCTGCCCTTCTCCGGTCCGATCGGCGGCGTCCGCGTCGCGCTGATCCGCGGCCAGTGGGTGGCCTTCCCGACGCACACCGAGCTCGAGGACGCCGTCTTCGACATGGTCGTCGCGGGCCGCGTGCTGGAGGACGGCGACGTCGCGATCATGATGGTCGAGGCCGAGGCCACCGACAAGACCATCAAGCTGGTCGAGGGCGGCGCCGAGGCGCCCACCGAGGAGGTCGTCGCCGCCGGTCTGGACGCCGCGAAGCCCTTCATCAAGGTGCTGTGCCGCGCCCAGGCCGACCTCGCCGCCAAGGCCGCCAAGCCGACCGGCGAGTTCCCGATCTTCCTGGACTTCCAGGACGACGTCCTCGAGGCGCTGACCGGCGCCGTCAAGCCCGAGCTGACGCAGGCGCTCACCATCGCCGGCAAGCAGGAGCGCGAGGCCGAGCTGGACCGCGTCAAGGGGCTCGCCGCCGAGAAGCTCCTCCCGGAGTTCGAGGGCCGCGAGAAGGAGATCTCCGCCGCGTACCGCGCGCTGACCAAGTCCCTGGTGCGCGAGCGCGTCATCAAGGAGAAGAAGCGCATCGACGGCCGCGGTGTCACCGACATCCGCACCCTGGCCGCCGAGGTCGAGGCCATCCCGCGCGTGCACGGTTCCGCCCTGTTCGAGCGTGGCGAGACCCAGATCCTGGGCGTCACCACCCTGAACATGCTCCGCATGGAGCAGCAGCTGGACACCCTCTCCCCGGTGACCCGCAAGCGCTACATGCACAACTACAACTTCCCGCCGTACTCCGTCGGCGAGACCGGCCGCGTCGGCTCCCCGAAGCGCCGCGAGATCGGCCACGGCGCCCTCGCCGAGCGCGCCATCGTGCCGGTGCTGCCGACGCGCGAGGAGTTCCCCTACGCGATCCGCCAGGTGTCCGAGGCCCTCGGCTCCAACGGCTCGACGTCCATGGGCTCGGTCTGCGCCTCCACCATGTCGCTGCTGAACGCCGGTGTGCCGCTGAAGGCCCCCGTCGCCGGCATCGCCATGGGCCTGATCTCCCAGGAGATCAACGGCGAGACGCACTACGTCGCCCTCACCGACATCCTCGGTGCGGAGGACGCCTTCGGCGACATGGACTTCAAGGTCGCCGGCACCAAGGAGTTCGTGACCGCCCTCCAGCTGGACACCAAGCTGGACGGCATCCCCGCCTCCGTCCTGGCCGCCGCCCTCAAGCAGGCCCGTGACGCCCGCCTCCACATCCTCGACGTGATGATGGAAGCGATCGACACGCCGGACGAGATGTCCCCGAACGCGCCGCGGATCATCACCGTGAAGATCCCCGTCGACAAGATCGGTGAGGTCATCGGCCCCAAGGGCAAGATGATCAACCAGATCCAGGAGGACACGGGCGCCGACATCACGATCGAGGACGACGGCACGATCTACATCGGTGCCGCCCAGGGCTCGCAGGCCGAGGCCGCGCGCGCCACGATCAACGGCATCGCCAACCCGACCATGCCCGAGGTCGGCGAGCGCTACCTGGGCACGGTCGTCAAGACGACCACCTTCGGCGCGTTCGTCTCCCTGCTGCCCGGCAAGGACGGTCTGCTGCACATCTCGCAGATCCGCAAGCTGGCCGGCGGCAAGCGCGTGGAGAACGTCGAGGACGTGCTCGGCGTGGGCGCCAAGGTCCAGGTCGAGATCGCCGAGATCGACTCCCGCGGCAAGCTCTCCCTGATCCCCGTGATCGAGGGCGAGGAAGGCAGCGAAGAGAAGAAGGACGACGCCGACAAGTGACGTCCCGTAGCGCCAAGGCGACGGCCCGCACCTCCACGGAGGCGCGGGCCGTCGCCCGTACCCAAACGCTCATCAAGGGCGAGCACGGCATCGGCACGGTCCGCAGGACGACCCTCCCGGGCGGCCTGCGCATCGTCACCGAGACCCTCCCCTCGGTCCGCTCGGCGACCTTCGGCATCTGGGCCCACGTCGGTTCCCGCGACGAGACCCCGGCCCTGAACGGCGCCACCCACTACCTGGAGCACCTGCTCTTCAAGGGCACCCGCAAGCGCAGCGCCCTGGACATCTCCTCCGCCATCGACGCGGTCGGCGGCGAGATGAACGCGTTCACGGCGAAGGAGTACACGTGCTACTACGCGCGCGTACTCGACACCGACCTGCCGCTCGCCGTCGACGTGGTCTGCGACATGCTGACCGGCTCGCTGATCCGGGAGGAGGACGTCGACGTCGAGCGCGGCGCCATCCTCGAGGAGATCGCGATGACCGAGGACGACCCCGGCGACTGCGTGCACGACCTGTTCGCCCACACCATGTTCGGGGACAACGCGCTGGGCCGCCCCGTCCTCGGCACCGTCGACACGGTCAACGCCCTCACCGCCGACCGCATCCGCCGCTTCTACCGGAAGCACTACGACCCCACCCACCTGGTGGTGGCCGCGGCCGGCAACGTCGACCACGACAAGGTCGTACGCCAGGTCCGCGCCGCCTTCGAGAAGGCCGGCGCCCTCAAGGACCCGGCGGCGCAGCCGCTCGCCCCGCGTGACGGCAGGCGTACCGTCCGCGCCGCCGGCCGCGTCGAGCTGATCGGCCGCAAGACCGAGCAGGCCCACGTCATCCTCGGCATGCCGGGCCTGGCCCGCACCGACGAGCGCCGGTGGGCGATGGGCGTGCTCAACACGGCCCTCGGCGGAGGCATGTCCTCGCGCCTCTTCCAGGAGGTCCGGGAGAAGCGCGGCCTGGCCTACAGCGTGTACTCGTACACGTCGGGTTTCGCCGACTGCGGGCTCTTCGGCGTGTACGCGGGCTGCCGGCCCTCCCAGGTGCACGACGTGCTCAAGATCTGCCGCGACGAGCTGGACCACGTCGCCGAGCACGGCCTCACGGACGACGAGATCGGCCGCGCCGTCGGTCAGCTCCAGGGCTCCACGGTCCTCGGCCTGGAGGACACGGGCGCGCTGATGAACCGTATCGGCAAGAGCGAGCTGTGCTGGGGCGAGCAGATGTCCGTCGACGACATGCTGGCCCGGATAGCCTCGGTCACGCCGGACGACGTCCGCGCCGTCGCCCGCGACGTCCTGGGCCGACGGCCGTCCCTGTCGGTCATCGGCCCGCTCAAGGACAAGCAGGCGTCCCGGCTGCACGACGCCGTCGCCTGACGGTCCCGTCCCGAGAAGTTCGAGAAGGAAGCATGTGACATGAGCAAGCTGCGCGTGGCCGTCCTCGGTGCCAAGGGCCGGATCGGCTCCGAGGCGGTACGGGCGGTCGAGGCCGCCGAGGACATGGAGCTGGTCGCCGCCCTCGGCCGGGGCGACAGCCTGGAGGCGCTGGCCGAGTCCGGCGCCCAGGTCGCCGTCGAGCTGACCACTCCCGCCTCGGTGATGGACAACCTCGACTACTGCGTACGCCACGGCATCCACGCCGTCGTCGGCACCACCGGCTGGACCGACGAGCGCCTCGCGCAGCTGAACGCGTGGCTCGACGCCTCCCCGGAGACCGGCGTGCTCATCGCGCCGAACTTCTCCATCGGCGCCGTACTGACCATGAAGTTCGCGCAGATCGCGGCCCCGTACTTCGAGTCCGTCGAGGTCGTCGAGCTGCACCACCCGAACAAGGTGGACGCCCCCAGCGGCACCGCCACCCGCACCGCCCAGCTGATCGCGGCGGCCCGGCAGAAGGCAGGCTCCGCACCGGCGCCCGACGCCACTGCCACCGCCCTGGACGGCGCCCGCGGGGCGGACGTGGACGGGGTCCCGGTGCACGCGATCCGGCTGCGCGGCCTGCTCGCCCACCAGGAGGTGCTGCTCGGCGGCGAGGGCGAGACCCTCACCGTGCGGCACGACTCCCTGCACCACAGCAGCTTCATGCCGGGCATCCTGCTGGGCGCCCGCCGGGTGGTCACCACTCCGGGCCTCACCTTCGGCCTGGAACACTTCCTGGACCTGAACTGAGGCCCTGACCCCCATGCGCGCGAAGATCACCTACCTCGTCACGGCCGCCGTCCTGGTCTTCTACTTCCTCCTGGTCGGCAGCCGCGGCGTGCTGCTCATCAAGACCGGCACCCTCCTCACCGTCACCTTCGGTGTCGCGGTGCTGATCCTGCCGGTGATCGGCCTGTGGTTCCTGTGGAAGAACACCCAGTTCGTCCGCAGGGCCAACCAGCTCGCCGCCGAACTCGACGCCGAGGGCGGACTGCCCGTCGACGAGCTGAAGCGCACCCCCAGCGGTCGGGTCGACCGGGAGTCGGCCGACGCGGTCTTCGCCCTGCGCAGGGCCGAGACCGAGGACGCCCCCGGCGACTGGCGCAGCTGGTTCCGCCTGGCCGTCGCCTACCACGACGCCCGCGACACCCCGCGCGCCCGCAAGGCGATGCAGCGGGCGATCGCCCTGCACGACGGCAAACGGATCGAGGC from Streptomyces sp. CB09001 includes the following:
- the eccD gene encoding type VII secretion integral membrane protein EccD → MTASAPTGAPGGAGTGAGGPAAAGSGLGFCRVTIVAPDSRIDVALPDDVPVADLYPEILRFSQQSPAEGAPVGYHLVRRDGTVLDSARSFAAQRILDGELLTLRPFADSLPPAVFDDVSEAVASAVVHDRTLWDGALTRVACLVGAGVFPVLLAFVAWSSQVRHDMHSVQGILAAVAGVLLVTFACVRARVYRDRGSALALGLGALANVAVAGSGLVPLAAGQGIGRLQFLLACAAVLVASVVLTLVSPSGDSAFVAFVFSSVVGLLATFVAMLTDLEPMETAAVCAVLSVCALAFLPGLSLRFARLPIGFEPPNQPRGSYAADETGAPEPVDVERIAAQARRGHELLAGLVGGCALVSVGASIVLGFTGNVWAQLLTLATGVAMVMRAQLFRYTTQVAATLAAGLACLVFLGLGLAMNPPVEYVRDALQGDTTALDMRSVWLAAAVAAAVALVTAIGLITPRRGVTPFWGRFMEIAEVFVLLTLIPLALAVFDVYSAARSMAGD
- a CDS encoding pitrilysin family protein; this encodes MTSRSAKATARTSTEARAVARTQTLIKGEHGIGTVRRTTLPGGLRIVTETLPSVRSATFGIWAHVGSRDETPALNGATHYLEHLLFKGTRKRSALDISSAIDAVGGEMNAFTAKEYTCYYARVLDTDLPLAVDVVCDMLTGSLIREEDVDVERGAILEEIAMTEDDPGDCVHDLFAHTMFGDNALGRPVLGTVDTVNALTADRIRRFYRKHYDPTHLVVAAAGNVDHDKVVRQVRAAFEKAGALKDPAAQPLAPRDGRRTVRAAGRVELIGRKTEQAHVILGMPGLARTDERRWAMGVLNTALGGGMSSRLFQEVREKRGLAYSVYSYTSGFADCGLFGVYAGCRPSQVHDVLKICRDELDHVAEHGLTDDEIGRAVGQLQGSTVLGLEDTGALMNRIGKSELCWGEQMSVDDMLARIASVTPDDVRAVARDVLGRRPSLSVIGPLKDKQASRLHDAVA
- a CDS encoding DUF397 domain-containing protein, producing the protein MAEDKELRARKDRERDELYALDISGVEWHSAPGTEAHEERVEIAYLPEGAVAMRSSLDHDTVLRYTEAEWRAFVLGARDGEFDLEPAAERSGGDVE
- a CDS encoding polyribonucleotide nucleotidyltransferase gives rise to the protein MENETHYAEAVIDNGTFGTRTIRFETGRLARQAAGSAVAYLDDDTMVLSATSASKNPKDQLDFFPLTVDVEERMYAAGKIPGSFFRREGRPSEDAILTCRLIDRPLRPSFKKGLRNEIQVVATIMALNPDHLYDVVAINAASASTQLAGLPFSGPIGGVRVALIRGQWVAFPTHTELEDAVFDMVVAGRVLEDGDVAIMMVEAEATDKTIKLVEGGAEAPTEEVVAAGLDAAKPFIKVLCRAQADLAAKAAKPTGEFPIFLDFQDDVLEALTGAVKPELTQALTIAGKQEREAELDRVKGLAAEKLLPEFEGREKEISAAYRALTKSLVRERVIKEKKRIDGRGVTDIRTLAAEVEAIPRVHGSALFERGETQILGVTTLNMLRMEQQLDTLSPVTRKRYMHNYNFPPYSVGETGRVGSPKRREIGHGALAERAIVPVLPTREEFPYAIRQVSEALGSNGSTSMGSVCASTMSLLNAGVPLKAPVAGIAMGLISQEINGETHYVALTDILGAEDAFGDMDFKVAGTKEFVTALQLDTKLDGIPASVLAAALKQARDARLHILDVMMEAIDTPDEMSPNAPRIITVKIPVDKIGEVIGPKGKMINQIQEDTGADITIEDDGTIYIGAAQGSQAEAARATINGIANPTMPEVGERYLGTVVKTTTFGAFVSLLPGKDGLLHISQIRKLAGGKRVENVEDVLGVGAKVQVEIAEIDSRGKLSLIPVIEGEEGSEEKKDDADK
- the dapB gene encoding 4-hydroxy-tetrahydrodipicolinate reductase gives rise to the protein MSKLRVAVLGAKGRIGSEAVRAVEAAEDMELVAALGRGDSLEALAESGAQVAVELTTPASVMDNLDYCVRHGIHAVVGTTGWTDERLAQLNAWLDASPETGVLIAPNFSIGAVLTMKFAQIAAPYFESVEVVELHHPNKVDAPSGTATRTAQLIAAARQKAGSAPAPDATATALDGARGADVDGVPVHAIRLRGLLAHQEVLLGGEGETLTVRHDSLHHSSFMPGILLGARRVVTTPGLTFGLEHFLDLN
- the rpsO gene encoding 30S ribosomal protein S15, producing MSLDAAVKKQIITEFGTKEGDTGSPEVQVALLSRRISDLTEHLKTHKHDHHSRRGLLILVGQRRRLLQYLAKKDIQRFRALVERLGIRRGAAGAR